The DNA window gacaaaaggGTAGCAGCTTTCCTAACTTTCTCCCCGTAATTATAGTGGAATTTAAAAGCAGGCTGCCAGGTTTTACTCTGTCCCAACAAATATCCTGGAAACTCTAAaactcttttaaaatttaaaaacatcatgcattaaatgttcttttttatttgctgAACTACTCCCTCTTTAATCTAGATTGACCTCATTATTTAATCTTCCTCTGTAGCACATTTCaagatttattgttatttttctctttccaccCGATGTATAATACTATTATCTTCTCCCAATTGATGTCCCCTCCATTCATTCACAGCCCGTATATTCAAACTTGCCTTGTTGCCACCCTTCCTCTTCTATTTGGCATTAATGACGAATGGTTAATAGGGATTAAGGATACCAAGATTTGTCCGATGAGGGTTTTCCTTGTATGTAAACTGAGAGATCTTTGTCACAGGCATCTAGATTCCTTTTCTTCTACATTTTCTATTAGGTTTTGACAGAGATTTTAGTTTTGAAGTTAGGTTCGTTAGCCTTTGTAGTCTATTTCCTacaagcattttttttaactccaAATTTTAGATGCTAGAAAAAGCTGTTCTTATCAAGTAACCTGTTTTCAGgttttgaaatcaattaaGATTTCAAATGCAAATCCGAGAACAATACCAAAAACAACTAACACACCAGGCTTATTGTGAATGACTTTTCAAGTActtaatgaaacttttaagCACTTGTAATTAAGTCATTCCAAAGAGACTCataatctataaaatttaaaaaaattgaaagtataCTATGAAAAGTTATTAGATGAGTAGTCACAACCTAGCTACCAGTCCTAGAATCAGTAACAAATGCTTCctaagaaataaatttgtttcttctctctcttatgCATTGAATGACCCACATAATGTGACCTGGTTAGTACCattcttctcctctctctctaaacaAAAATGGCAATGACCTTTAGGTAGACGTGCGGCCaagcatcatcatcatccttgAGTAAAGGCTTGTAGTTAAGATGACAACTTGATCCAGACAGCCCCACAGTTAGTAAACTTATTTGCAAAATTGCAAATAAGGGAAGAGAGAGCACTCCCATTTCCCCACGCAACATAACTTTGATTGACAGAGAAGTGAAGGTAAAAGGACAACACAATTAACAACGTAGATGAAAACAGCAAAGACccttagctttctctgtgttGCAGCAGTTCCCCAAGTCTTGTTGACATTAAAGTGGTAGGTGCTCTCATTTTCTGATCTTATTCTTATGTATGCACCATATttacttcttctctttctcttacAAAATCTGCAGTTTCTCATTCCCCTTCCCTTTCACTCTTTCTCAGCGCCCAACTTCCTTCTATTGGATTTTTGTATATAGTTTTGTTTTACAGAGCTATGGCAAACATTATGTGTTGCTTTAAATGATGTAAATAtagtttgatttctttttaaatcacTGAGGTCCCCTTTGGTTCATAGATTTGGATAAGATGTTTGTATAAACTTAGGAGTTTTGGTGGTCTATGTTTGAATTATGTGGAGAAATAGGTTTCAATTTCTGGTTATCTTGAGAGATGGACTTTAAACAtgtgtgtttgtttgtaaatGAAATATTCAGAGCTTCAAATGATTCCATCTTCAATCATCATATGaaccattttcaaaatattatagagATAAGTATTATATTTactattatatatacatatcaaTAAATTCTACTAAGCATGTATTAACTACCATGTCATCATTATCATTTCATTAGTTAAGCTAACATCAAcgaaccattttaaaatcgatttcaaattcaaattttgagaatCCAACCTGTTACCTTTGGAACTTCGAcaactaaattcaaatctcaatgACGAAAATTTAAGCATTCGAAAGCACTAAATAGAAATTAAGTTCAAAATTCGACCATCATTAAGTTGTTTAGAGAGAAGGATAGAGGTAGAGAATGAGCTAAAGGGAGATCTCATAGAACCCTCAATGggaaatattgaaaagaaacccATTACAATCATTGAAATTTAAACACAGAAAATTGTGGAAATCCATAGCCGAGAGAGCTGCTGCTAATGTTATCTTATCATGCAATGAAAAACTTACAACCTACATGATACAAATTGCCTCTTAATTTCCAACTTCATTCCCCTTTTCCTCCGTCGAGCCACGACCTTCCTTCGTTGCCTCGTCTGCATCTTCCTTGTCGCTGATTTCTGCTGGATGTTGATGTCGAGTCTCGTTATTGTCCACAGAAACATCCTGAAGCTGCCAAAGTTACGTAGTTTTCTTCAATAGTGGCTAACATGTATGGTGGTATGGGGTGGGTTGGTGGTCTTTTGAGAGAACTTATCAGCATATTTGAGTATGAAAATGGTTAGAAGATATAGAACTTACACCCAAGTTCCTCAGGCTGGTAGTCACGTCTTCTTGTTGCTGCTGAAGGGTAGTCCTTAGTTCTTGGAATTCCTACTTCGatgttacaaatttattacccttccaaatggtatcaaaaagtttaaaaatgtATTCGATCTGTGAAGCATTACTTACCGTTCGAAGGTGCTCGACCTCAACATTAAGTGATTTCTTGAGTTCAGAGAGTTCCTGTACGAGGCATTGAAGATATATATCATTAGCAGACTACTTAAGGTCTCTTTGAACCTCCAAGAATCAGTTAACCAACATCATGTCTAGCATGCAGTAGCCGGCTGTCTGTATGAGCCACAAGATTTGATTACAATAAGCCACTTGGGACCAACTGGTTTAATGGGTCATGTTAGAACAATCAAactataacagcccaagttcactactagcatatattgtccgctttggctcgttacattacgtatcgccatcagcctcacagttctAAAATGCATCCgttagaaagaggtttccacactcttgtaaggaatgctttatACCCCCTCCAactaatgtaggatctcaaaatccacccccttggggcctagcgtcctcattAGCACACgactcggtgtctagctctgataccatttgtagcaacccaagtccaccgctagaagatattgcccgctttgacccattacgtatcgccgtcagcctcacaattttaaaacatttcattcaggagaggtttccacattcttataaggaatgtttcgttcccctctccaacctctccaaccaatgtgagatctcacacaaacACAAATATCTTAAAAACTGGACAAGCAATACAAAATTCACTACTAATAACTTACACTGCGGTAGGTATTAACTTGCGTGTCTAACTTTGACCTCCAATTCTGAAGATCCTGAAATGCTCAAAACACAGGGAAAGTTAAGAAAATCAGAGGACAAAAACAACTAAATGAGCAAGAACATACAACTTAATCAGCCACACAGTTAGGGCATTGTAAATCTAGACTTCACCTGCTTAAGAGATTGAATTCTATTAAGCAACTCCGCTCTTGATTCGTTCAATTCCTGAGATCAAACATGTCAAATCTCAGAAGATCAGACCTAAATTGCAGCAATCTCAGTAATACATGGACTCTTTGTTAAATCACCACTAgacccaaaattttaagaacttcAAACAACGAACAATTTAGTTCTCAACTATCCTACAATCGAAGTGAAcagtaaaattcacaaatcaAGTTAATAAGCTGGAGAATTCAAAAGTCGGGACAAGAAAATAATACCGAAATTTTCGATCCAATGGGAGTTAGATTCTCATTTTTCTGTGAACAAAGAGGAACAGATACAAACATCAAGAACAGAGTAAGTAAATGTGTAAAAGAACAGATCAGGCACAAAAAGAAACTGAAAACGAAGAAAGTGAAGGGAACTGACAGCCGATAGAGGAGCTGGGGCAGCGGCGGAGGGAGAGGAAGAGTCGGCGTCCGCCATAGAAGCAGGGATCCAATCGAACCGAATCTGTTGAActgaaaattagggttttgagaaGGGGATGGGTGAAAtcgaaattcaaaaaatggaggaaagagaagagaggaaAATTAAAAGGAGATGGGTTCCAGTTTGTCGAAGATTTGAATTTGGAACCAAAACCCAATGCCACACTTCACCACTTTCTCGTGTCATCTGTACGGACAAGATGAccccttttatttatttatttatttattattacgaattttatatatatatatatatatatatatatatatatattttgttgggtataatttctattaaaaaatgtaaaatattataatatttcacgagcaaaaatataatatactaTTCTAcccatataattttaaaaatttaaatttaaatttaaatattataatatagtcTTTTTAATACTGAAAATTAGACTGGGTTGAGAGTAGTAAATATAATCTCTTAACCTCTCTAATGACTAAtcaaattaatcatttaaattattatttttaaatatatatatatatataatataaaaactatggaattattttaatttaattgatttttttttttttttatagaaaaatgaaagattaatTTTCGTTTGAAGGAATAAAAATGAGATAGAGAGTGAGGGTGGAAACGGAGAAGTCTTCTCCATTCTCGCATTCTCGCCTCTATGAACAttcttattctctttttattcCTATCACTTCATCTCATCAATCTTTTAACCAATCGACTGAATGACGTGTTCTTATAAGCCATGGTAGCGTCGTATCGCTACGACATATGTTCGTGGCACTACGATACAATACCGTGGCAAGCGATATAGCGTGGTGGTTGTATGGATGGACGGCATGAGAGTGGGCTCTAAATtcttgggttgggttgggttgggtccaTTTTGTAAGCTATAGCGCTGGGCTTGGGTGGGGTGGCCCTATTATATATGCATCTCTTCATGTACCTTGGTAACAAGAGTTTAAGGGTTGAACAAATCACTTATtccctaattttaaaaattcacaaataattttgtgtttcttgTATATCTACATATGAAACATCTCCGACCCGTTAATGGGTAGGCCGTTTTTTCAAAACCCCCCTTTAAAAAATGCATTGGATTTCACTCGACGTTCGAAgatccaaacaaacaaaaaatgcaCGTTACAGATAGAAGGTATGAACAGCCTAAGCCCTGTTGGATGACGAAAGTCacacatcagctaatttagggaatgatcatgggtttataatcgaggaatactatctccattggtttgagagcttgtgctcaaagtggacaatatcataccattgtggagagtcgtgttcatgtaacgagcccaccactagtaaatattatcctctttaaacttttcttttaaaatcgAGAAAGGGTCTGACATTCACTGATCGATAAAAAACGTCAAAGAACTTTTGAGTTGATAATTATGGTCGACTACTCAATGGGACGGGACCGAGCATTGGCGcccatttccatttccttaTCCAAATGGGAATAGGTTTTGAGCCATGCTCTCATGCACGTAAATCtcaaatatttctctctcaatatctatttttattattattattattattttcttaaagcaaacaaaataaataaatagatattctTCGCCCGGATATGGGCTATCCGTTGACCCATCAGACTCCCCCTCTTATCGTCACCAGCCTGTGATGCATGGACGTGTCCTGTCAGTACACTTAACCCCACATTCCTCAATTACCAAATTACCCTTACCACGGTTaactcctttttatttatttatttatttatatttttctttggcCTTCTCTGATCCTGCATTGCATGGCAGCCATTTTCATATTATCATgcattaaaatgttttaatttcttttaaatttagaaattattcgAGCGTTAcagaaaataatagaaattgtccactttagctcgttacgtatagTCACCAGCCTCACAGTTCTAAAACCCGTCTATTAAACAGAATGTTTCACACcgttataaaaaatgtttcgttttctctCCAAtgagtgtgagatctcacaagaTACGATATTTTAACGAGTCGAGCTATCTCAAATCGACTTTTAATGGGTAGTCATCAGATCGTTGATACGACAATCTATCATAcgttaaatttatgattttcgATTTCAACGACAAATTTACATATGCTtcaaacacacacaaacactacataaaaagagatgaaatagAGAGCCACCAAAGAGGTATGAAACGACGTCGTGGCAACAATTACTGGGATTGCATGTCCTTAACTTGAAAAACATTACGATTCTTCACAACGATGTCGTATAAGTGTCTAGCCTTAAGCTTATTGAAGTCTGTGGGAATAGAAATGAGATCCACAGATGAAGGCTTATGGAATTGCATAACCTCGGAATCTTCGTAGTATACTTCCCAGCCTAACGATGCAAGCTTGTTTTTAAGTATTGGGTATGATGTCATCGCCTCGTTTGTCGGTTTGTAGATCAGAACTTTTCTCCGCCCTCCTGCTCCCGTCTCCGCCGCCCCCGCCCTCTCCACGAGCCGGATTACCCCGTTGTCGAACACCCAAACGCCCGACATTGTTTTTCCTCTCGAATCAGTTTATAAGCTTTGAGGAACAATAATGGAGTGATTGTATATatctatgtatatatatatagagagagagagagagaaagtaatCAGGTAGATGAACTAGGAGAGGTGAGCTATGGCAAAAGAACAAACTTTAAtgccatgttttttttttttttttttNTCTCTGTAGAATTATTACATGTGAAAGCaatcaaacataaaagaaagaaaaaaaaaaaaaaaaaaaaaaagggttttgatCGGAGTTTCGAGATTGAAACGTTCTTAGGCTCGATGAACAAATCATgattcaaattccaaatttggCACTCGGTGATTTTAATATTCTCTGACGATATGAAAACATTACCTACTTGTCTCAAAGATTATGGACCAACATAAGTTTTTTAAGCTCGTTTTGTTCTGCTCAAATGTTTTCCTAGGAGGTGGTCACCCACGTAAAATTACTCTAATCAAAAGAGCTTAGTTTTAGATTTATTAGAATTCAGTGtcgggaacgaaacatttcttataaaggcgtgaaaacctctctcgttttaaaaccatgaggttgacgacaaTATATAATGAGccaaaagcggacaatatctactagcggtggacttgaactgttactGTTAATGTTACAGTGTTAGTTCAGAGTGacgaattaataaaaaaaaaaaaattgaaattaaaaagatttcttttaattctattttaaaaaatgaaattaattattaaaaccTAACATTTGATGATTGATACGAATTTtacaatcaaaatattttagaaaaaaaaaaaagtcattgttttaaaatctataGGGTATTTAATTATAAGATATGGGAATccatttattttacaaaattccaaaatactttttaaaaaataaaatataataaatgtcTTTTTCAAACCCCACACGTGGGAATCTTTGTCTtttgtgtgtttgtgtttttttaaccTATTTTTTGGATGCCATTttcattactattttattgtaattaataaattaattaaattaggattttcttttttaaatctaaattataaaaagtatattaaaccttttttttattaaaaaggaaatttttattcttttgaaatttacaatATTACCCACCCTTCAcattgaattaaatttcattttctttaattttcgttaattattattattattattatattaaaaaatgaattaagtAATTTGGATAATGTATTTTTACATGTGCATGTACTTGCAATATATATCTCCCTTtgaatatattcaaattaatattccGAATTTatcgaattttttttcaagaatatATCAttattcttatatatatatatatatatatatatatatatatatgataactgtatgttgtgagatcttacattggtCGGAgaagagaatataatatttttttacaagggtgtggaaacctctcactgatagacgcgttttaaaattttgaggctgatgacgatatatAATGGACAagaatggacaatatctattagcaatgagtttggactgttacatatGTTCCCGAACTGTTTACTTTACATCTACGCATTATCTGTAAAAGCTACTAGAAATGTAGCGACAACTATTTGAAATATGCTCTGTGGAGCacgtaaaagaaaaaagggattGAAAGGGGCTAATGTCGACTCGTAAAGGGGCAAAGAAAACCCTAGGAATTGAAAGGTGAGGTCTAAAGGTgatgaaataagaaaagagagatcATATTCGAACagccaattgaagaaaagggaCAAGAAGAAATGTGTGGTGTGGAAGAGTTTAAagggacaaaacatgtttgaaTGTGGTCGtaatctttgttcttttttgcttcttcttgAGGTATCTAAATGCTCctcattcattttcattacaaTCGCCCACCATTTTGCTTCTCCTTTCGTTTATTCTCCGGACCACTGTCGTCATGGGTTATCTTCTACACGGAATTTTTGTAGTTTATGAACATATTTGATCTTTGAGTAATGTAATGAACGGAGATTATATTGTCGTATTGGTTAAACTATAGGACTGGAACGTGTTGTTATGAGTGAATTTAGAATGAGGAATCGAAAAAATTGAGCATgattgagttggattgagCCCTAGATTCAACTAAGTCGAGGCTAACTAGTGCCCGAATTAGAATAACTTAGCCAAAGGGCCATTTGTTCTTTGGGGACAAACAATAAAGGGCTAAAAAGGCCCCACCTCGACCATGACCAACTAGGTCGAGGCTTAGGTGGCCATTTTTATTCTAGGGTTGCACTGTGCACGACCCCTAGCCCGAGGGATCCATATAGGCTTAGTCCGACCTCTTTGTCTCCAATCCAAGAGGAAGATCATAAACCCTAGATCATCTCAAGTATCTTAAAGTATCATTAACTTTTCACtctcaaaccctaaatttGCTACACTGAATGCTATAGACGAAAGGTCAAAATCAATTAGCCTAAGAAAAAGACCAGTCTCGAGCCAAATTACATTTGAGGACTCAAATGGACTCGGGAAAGGAAATGTTCGAGTCATTGGCCCAAATTCACATGCTCGGTCTTGGTTGAGGTCGAGATCAAGCCTACCCATTAGCCAATATGGAATGCTCAATGCATGCCCAACCCAATTATTCGAAGCATAGCTCGATTTAACCACGAAACCTAAATTTGGATGCCCCAAATGAAGCTCTCTAATATAGATGCATCATGTTAGCGAAAGAGGAGTACCACATCAATATACAAATCCCTACCCCTCGAacaaatttaatacatttatttaaaaatatatatattcttttaaaataaatattatagtataaagtttttgtttctaaagCAAAGTTGTTGTATATTTGGGATTACAAATATTCATTGCCTTTGCTTTAAACATCACTTGACATGCCCATGTGAGCTCCACATTCTTCCTAGCCCACATAACCCAAAattctttcatatatatatatatatataaccaagCCTATATGTGTGGTTAAATCAACccgttttcaattttaattttgtgtttaatagatccctaaactttaaaaattgttggtaaatttttaaactctTGATCTCACGTccaataaatttctaaatttttaatttagtatcTAATGggtctttgattttttaaaattcgctgatcttttaaaaattaaaaattaaaaattaaaagggtaGAATACCATTAAGcactaaattcaattttatgtctaatagaCGTTTTTAAAGACGTTTTTAAACGGTTAACTTAactagatataaaattaaaatttatatttaataaattaattttttaaaaaaaattaacattttcaataatttataagaaagtagtgttctcatttattttattttattttattttattgaaaagaaGGACACATGTTGGGTCAAAATCATTAAAGaatgacttttattttatgtgttATAAATGACgccataatttatttatattttttacacAATAAAATTAGGTCATCAAGGTGTATAGAGGCGTGACTAAAAAACTTTActttaaaatgtataaatcTTTGAATATATTCTATGTTTTGAGTTCATATAGATTCTTCACGTAACTATGTACATCAATGTAGACTCGATCaagaattttatataatttttggaATGATGTTATCGTAGACGGTTTTGAAGGATATAATAATTAggttatttaattaattattaaggaTATGTTGAAACGATAAGTTTTATAGCTTTTGAATTCAAGCCTTTCGAGCATCTTCTCGTCTTCATTTCAATATAATAATCCATGTGTATTAGAgtccacatcagttggagaggggaacgaaacattccttacaagggtataaaaacttctctctagcaaacgtgttttaaaccatgaggctaacgttgatacgtaacgagctaatGTAAACAACAGTTAGATGTGAGTtttgattgttacaaatggtatcatagtcagACACCAaacggtgtgtcagcgaagacgGTGGGCCCCTaggggagtggattatgagaacGCACAtatgttggagaggggaatgaagcattccttataagggtgtggaaattttttcctagcagacgcgttttaaaaccgtgaggctgatggcaatatgtaatggaccaaagcggacaatatctaattGTTACAATGTGTGTCGGTTTCCATGTAAAAACCTTTAACTTACATACTAAACACAATGAAGAACTCAAAGTGGAGTGAGATTCTAAATTGTTCTCGATACTctaattaataacaataagtGGGTTTGTAAGACAACACATTATTCTCTTAGTTTTTAGGGTTTGGCATCTTTGATTCTCAAACAATGAGCAAAGAAATGGTTTTTAAGATATGGGTTTTGTGAAGTGGTTGCCTAATCAAAAGGGAATATTGTGGAAATGTTCATATGA is part of the Cucurbita pepo subsp. pepo cultivar mu-cu-16 chromosome LG03, ASM280686v2, whole genome shotgun sequence genome and encodes:
- the LOC111791716 gene encoding flowering-promoting factor 1-like protein 1, with product MSGVWVFDNGVIRLVERAGAAETGAGGRRKVLIYKPTNEAMTSYPILKNKLASLGWEVYYEDSEVMQFHKPSSVDLISIPTDFNKLKARHLYDIVVKNRNVFQVKDMQSQ
- the LOC111791037 gene encoding CAP-Gly domain-containing linker protein 1-like yields the protein MADADSSSPSAAAPAPLSAKNENLTPIGSKISELNESRAELLNRIQSLKQDLQNWRSKLDTQVNTYRSELSELKKSLNVEVEHLRTEFQELRTTLQQQQEDVTTSLRNLGLQDVSVDNNETRHQHPAEISDKEDADEATKEGRGSTEEKGNEVGN